A stretch of DNA from Fibrobacter sp. UWEL:
AACTATACTTGCCCTTGGTAATGAGGCGGGCGGAAGTGTAGGGGGCTCGTTCGAAAAGTTCGTTCTTTGCGCGAATGTGAAGGTAGCCGTCGGCTACGTAGGCGTTGTCCGTGCGGTCGGTGTAATATTGAAGTTCGTTATTGCCCCAGCCCGTGGCGCCCGTTTCGTAAGTCCAGTATTCCGTATTTAAGGCGGTGCCATCAAATTCGTCGGACCAGAGGATGTTAGGGTCTGCGGATGAACTGCTTGAAATTCCCGTCACGGAACTGCTAGAAGGAATCTCGGTGATGGAGCTGCTAGATGGAACTGCGACAGAACTGCTAGATCCCCGATCGGAGTCGGGGATGACGTCGGAAGAGGAGGATGCCGGGATGGCTGCGATGGAGGAAGAACTGATTTCAGGTTCTGCACATGTGCTGTTGTTGTCGGAGGAACATGCAAAAAAACTTGCGCTTACAATCGCAATGAAAAAGCATAGCGTAACTTTATTTAGGCTCATAAGAATCCTTGATGCAACTATTGGTTGCATAATTCAAAATTTAAACTCATGCTGAATGTTTTCATGGTAAAGTTTTGTATATTTCCTGCGCATCAAGAGTGCAACATAGTTTATTAGATCACTTCGCCCGTGAATAGCGGGAGGGTGGTCTTTTTTTTATGCAAAAAAAGGATGAATATGAAAAAGATAAAACTGATTGGCGTAAAGCAGGAAGGAAATTCGAAACTTTGGGATTCTAAAAGTGTGCGAATAGGGGTGTTTGCATCGAAGTCGAGGAATATGCCTCAGGATGATGTACTTGAGGCGTGGGCGAAAGAGCATGGTGAGAAGGGGCACTGTGTAATTGGTGCGTTTGAAAATGGTGACGCTTGTAAAATTATGTATTGGGTTCTTGCCTATGGAGGTTCTGCAATCTGGATTAGGGGGTGCAGATTCCCGATGCAATATCAAGATGTTTGCTATAGGGCTTTTGTAGATGGTCGTCTTTTGGTGATTTCTCGAAACGACTGTAAGAAATGGACTGTTCCTGGAATGGCTTGGGCGAATCACGTCGTGGCGAAAATTACGGATTGGCATGCTTATTGGCTTGGTCAGGCCGATGAAATTCTTGGGCCTATTTGCGCGAAGGCAATTGAATTAGAGAAAAAAGTTGAAATCTACGAGGACTAGGTTGTGATGATTGTATTTACAAAGTGTAATATAATTTGTATATTAATTTCAGTGCAGAGGTTCGTGTGAATATTACGGACCATGCTGCTGATCAAATGAAGAAAAGGGGCTTTACCGCAGAAATGCTGGGAAAGCTGGTGAAAGGACGATACTGGTTGAAACTATCGCCTCAACGAAAAGACCGTTATTTGATAACGGGTTTTGTTGATGGCAAATGGTGGACGGTGGTTACTGAAAAAGACTTGTATACTATGGTGACAGTAAGGAGAGCGCATGCGTCGGAAATTGAAGGTGATTAGAAAAATCAATGACGATTTTACCTTGGTAGAGGATTGGCATACTAAGGAAGAGTTGGAAGAAATAGAAAATGAGGTTGGTGTAGGCGAAGGTATCATGGTCCCTGCTGGCGAACCTGGCGAGTCCGTAGACCAGGCTTTGGAACGCGCCCGCAAGGCAATCAAGGAATACGAAAAGCAGCAGAAGAAAGTTTATTCCTTCCGCTTGAAAATCAAGACTGTAGAAGCCATCAAGAAAAAAGCTGCGGAACTTGGTATTCCTTACCAGACTTATGTGGGGACAATTCTGGATCAGGTTGCTCTTTAGTCGTTCGCGCTTTAGCGATTGGTATTTTTGATGCAAATTCAACTTTCGGATCATTTCGATTATTCTAGGATTTTGCGGTTTACGCTGCCCTCCATCGCCATGATGGTGTTTACCTCCGTCTATAGCGTGGTGGACGGTTACTTTGTATCTAATTATGCGGGTAAGCTTGCTCTGGCTGCGGTAAATATGGCCTGGCCCGTAATAATGATGCTTGCATCGCTGGGTATGATGTTCGGTGCTGGTGGAAGCGCCTTGATTGCTGCGGCGCAAGGTCGCGGTCGCCTCAACCGCGC
This window harbors:
- a CDS encoding glycoside hydrolase family 16 protein is translated as MSLNKVTLCFFIAIVSASFFACSSDNNSTCAEPEISSSSIAAIPASSSSDVIPDSDRGSSSSVAVPSSSSITEIPSSSSVTGISSSSSADPNILWSDEFDGTALNTEYWTYETGATGWGNNELQYYTDRTDNAYVADGYLHIRAKNELFERAPYTSARLITKGKYSFTYGTVEARIALPAGKGIWPAFWMLGENIDEVNWPTCGEIDIIEAVNDEHVVYGTHHWAHEGQHADYGNSTKDYYGTSKQLDITEFHNYKMVWDKNVIAMYVDDFKYQEIDIKDASGDMGTFHKPFFFILNVAVGGTWPGFDIDDAQFPAEMLVDYIRVYK